A stretch of the Sulfurimonas sp. HSL3-1 genome encodes the following:
- a CDS encoding ammonium transporter gives MKKWLLSMMMLLPTLALAEDTLDTGDTAWMMVSTAFVLLMTPAGLALFYAGMTRTKNVLNTYAMVMGAFVVAFVVWVIAGYSIAFGANESAALQNVFGGFGNVFLSGINWSDLSGSYPTFVFIAFQGTFAAITVAIASGSAIERMKFSTWMLFVVLWGLVVYAPITHMVWGGDGAYLFDEGALDFAGGTVVHMNGGLAGLVLAIMLGKRAGYPKTAMKPASIILTAAGAAILWFGWYGFNGGSAFGANAVAGLAVLTTTIATAAAGVTWMLIEWFMFKKPTLLGVASGIVAGLVAITPAAGFVGVGGAFIVGIVGALIGFFGVAILKKKLGYDDSLDAFGIHFLAGLWGAIATGIFALNDQDLLWDGPLKASGDRMGQLFVQFESVLIVGLWTLVGTVIVYLISSAITGGARVDEETETMGLDESIHGERGFNL, from the coding sequence ATGAAGAAGTGGCTTTTGTCCATGATGATGCTTCTGCCGACGCTGGCGCTGGCAGAGGATACGCTCGATACAGGTGATACGGCCTGGATGATGGTGTCAACAGCGTTCGTACTGCTGATGACGCCGGCAGGTCTGGCACTCTTTTACGCCGGGATGACGCGTACAAAGAATGTACTTAATACCTATGCAATGGTAATGGGTGCGTTCGTGGTAGCGTTTGTGGTCTGGGTCATTGCAGGCTACTCCATCGCCTTCGGCGCGAACGAGAGCGCGGCACTGCAGAACGTGTTCGGCGGCTTCGGGAACGTCTTCCTTTCCGGTATCAACTGGTCTGACCTTTCCGGCAGCTACCCGACCTTCGTCTTCATCGCGTTCCAGGGTACGTTTGCAGCGATCACCGTTGCGATCGCATCCGGTTCCGCGATCGAGCGTATGAAGTTCTCAACATGGATGCTCTTCGTTGTCCTGTGGGGCCTGGTGGTTTACGCACCGATCACGCACATGGTATGGGGCGGCGACGGTGCCTACCTCTTCGATGAGGGTGCCCTTGACTTCGCCGGCGGTACGGTTGTCCACATGAACGGCGGTCTGGCCGGTCTGGTCCTGGCAATCATGCTCGGCAAGCGCGCAGGCTATCCTAAGACAGCCATGAAACCGGCGAGCATTATCCTCACCGCTGCCGGTGCGGCGATCCTCTGGTTCGGCTGGTACGGCTTCAACGGCGGTTCCGCATTCGGTGCGAACGCTGTTGCAGGCCTGGCGGTTCTGACAACGACCATTGCTACGGCAGCTGCCGGTGTCACCTGGATGCTGATTGAATGGTTCATGTTCAAGAAACCGACCCTGCTCGGTGTCGCTTCCGGTATCGTTGCCGGTCTCGTCGCGATCACGCCGGCAGCCGGCTTCGTCGGTGTCGGCGGTGCCTTCATCGTCGGTATCGTCGGTGCACTCATCGGCTTCTTCGGTGTGGCGATCCTGAAAAAGAAACTGGGCTACGACGACAGCCTCGACGCGTTCGGTATCCACTTCCTCGCGGGTCTGTGGGGTGCGATCGCAACGGGTATCTTCGCTCTGAACGATCAGGACCTCCTCTGGGACGGTCCGCTCAAAGCAAGCGGCGACCGTATGGGTCAGCTCTTTGTGCAGTTCGAATCTGTCCTGATCGTCGGTCTGTGGACCCTGGTCGGTACGGTCATTGTC